From a region of the Acidimicrobiales bacterium genome:
- a CDS encoding alpha-D-ribose 1-methylphosphonate 5-triphosphate diphosphatase, with protein sequence MTDLAIRNGLVLIPSQGEPQRGEVVIESGVVRATGSSLATRAVDEIDASGALVLPGIVDVHGDAFERSIMPRGGVNIDVADALDDNDAQLLAAGITTAFISVTDSWEPGLRSRDVLRSIIKAPPGRGPERRIHVRHERCNTDDFTELTDWIRGGEIHMLSFNDHTPGAIAHTDWVDPARAARAGVSTDEFVELMHQAVERRAHGLEQELVLASVCREAACPAGSHDSGSDADFDRDIALQVSFAEFPLNMDLAKRYIDAGIHVLAGAPNLVRGTSHLGGVSAREAISCGAADMLCSDYHYPSVLRAPFVLARLGLCTFEQAWSFVSEAPAAVAGLVDRGRIEEGAAADVIVVEPPADGAGARVRAVVVGGEVVYRVAAR encoded by the coding sequence ATGACCGATCTGGCCATCCGAAATGGTCTCGTCCTGATTCCCTCCCAGGGCGAGCCACAACGAGGCGAGGTCGTCATCGAGAGCGGTGTAGTCCGTGCAACCGGCTCATCGCTTGCGACGCGAGCCGTGGACGAGATCGACGCTTCTGGGGCACTGGTCCTGCCCGGGATCGTCGACGTCCACGGCGACGCGTTCGAGCGTTCGATCATGCCTCGCGGCGGCGTCAACATCGACGTGGCCGACGCGCTGGACGACAACGACGCCCAGTTGCTCGCTGCCGGAATCACCACCGCGTTCATCTCTGTCACCGACAGCTGGGAACCTGGCCTTCGCAGCCGCGACGTGCTGCGGTCGATCATCAAGGCGCCGCCCGGACGGGGCCCCGAGCGCCGAATCCACGTTCGCCACGAACGCTGCAACACAGACGATTTCACCGAGTTGACCGACTGGATTCGCGGCGGCGAGATCCACATGCTTTCGTTCAACGACCACACCCCCGGAGCCATCGCTCACACCGACTGGGTAGACCCGGCGCGTGCCGCCAGGGCCGGAGTCTCCACCGACGAGTTCGTCGAGTTGATGCACCAGGCGGTCGAACGCCGTGCGCATGGCCTCGAGCAGGAGCTCGTCTTGGCCAGTGTTTGCCGCGAGGCCGCCTGCCCGGCAGGGTCGCACGATTCGGGTTCCGATGCCGACTTCGACAGAGACATCGCGTTGCAGGTGTCGTTTGCCGAGTTCCCTCTGAACATGGACCTCGCCAAGCGCTACATCGATGCGGGCATTCACGTCTTGGCCGGCGCACCGAATCTGGTGCGCGGCACGTCGCATCTCGGCGGAGTGTCGGCCCGCGAAGCAATCTCATGTGGCGCCGCCGACATGTTGTGCAGCGACTATCACTATCCCTCTGTTCTGCGCGCCCCGTTCGTGTTGGCGCGCCTGGGCCTTTGCACGTTCGAGCAGGCGTGGAGCTTCGTCAGCGAAGCGCCGGCCGCAGTGGCCGGGCTGGTCGACCGTGGCCGCATCGAGGAGGGGGCCGCCGCAGACGTGATCGTCGTGGAACCCCCGGCCGACGGCGCGGGAGCCAGGGTGCGGGCCGTGGTTGTGGGCGGCGAGGTCGTGTACCGGGTGGCTGCACGATGA
- a CDS encoding serine hydrolase domain-containing protein — MTDNSMSGEATELKGTTDSRFQPLVDLLSRQLETGYDVGASLAVAVDGEIVTDVWGGWADPERTQPWQADTITNVWSTTKTMTALSALRLMEMGGLDPHEKVSTYWPEFAQNGKESIEVRHLLGHTSGVSGWERPVEAADIMDDDEAVRRLEVQAPWWVPGTASGYHALNQGHLVGEVIRRVDGRGLKQFFAEEIAGPLGADFTIGSPPENHDRIAPVIPPPAPTPQEVPHEVAVKTFTGPMVDARHSWKPEWRAATIGAANGHGNARSVAAVQSVVSNGGTARGVELLSADTIDQLFEVQAEGTDLALAMPVRFGLGYAGIRERPPGNHLGSGLLVVRLGRVCCGQRPRQPGDLGLRDEPDAGNGRQRNQRRPGGRTAPHHRLNPLPRNRCGVTHGSGLQGCAGEVGHLRHGTGARGDDGSQLEEHVNLALVVGVGHGYAGRLELAGIGRALVAERVELGCDDQRGCNPLVRRCPCGRGPPICRIGLILGPEPVHGLGGEDITRAVLGHAGRPIVLVDSRIDQQLSGQVDPRVASHQGHHRREVAASRVAADHYSRVVAAELRPVLVEPLKNRPRVFDACRERVFGRQPVVNRHHRGPRLERDLTARLIVTVEITDDVATAVDEHEHTLRTVVGIYAHRHPCDGGVLDAVQVGARTGQRRQRQIGLAALFDGLFPDGWSLGRSGVDGIDDGLNLWI, encoded by the coding sequence ATGACCGACAATTCGATGTCCGGCGAAGCAACCGAGCTGAAGGGCACGACCGACTCGCGTTTCCAGCCGCTGGTCGACCTTCTGTCGCGCCAGCTCGAGACCGGATACGACGTCGGCGCCTCGCTGGCCGTGGCGGTGGATGGCGAGATCGTCACCGACGTGTGGGGAGGCTGGGCCGACCCCGAACGGACCCAGCCGTGGCAGGCCGACACCATCACCAACGTGTGGTCCACCACCAAGACGATGACCGCGCTGAGCGCCCTGCGGTTGATGGAGATGGGTGGGCTCGACCCGCACGAGAAGGTTTCGACCTACTGGCCAGAGTTCGCGCAGAACGGCAAGGAGTCGATCGAGGTCAGGCACCTGCTGGGCCATACGTCTGGAGTGTCCGGATGGGAGCGACCGGTCGAAGCCGCCGACATCATGGACGACGACGAGGCCGTCAGGCGTCTCGAGGTCCAGGCGCCGTGGTGGGTGCCTGGCACGGCGTCGGGCTATCACGCCCTCAACCAGGGCCACTTGGTGGGTGAGGTAATCAGGCGCGTCGACGGCCGCGGCCTCAAGCAGTTCTTCGCCGAGGAGATCGCAGGTCCCCTCGGCGCCGACTTCACCATCGGCTCGCCACCCGAGAACCACGATCGCATCGCGCCGGTGATCCCGCCACCGGCGCCCACGCCCCAGGAAGTGCCCCACGAGGTCGCGGTCAAGACATTCACCGGCCCCATGGTCGACGCCCGCCATTCCTGGAAGCCCGAGTGGCGCGCGGCCACGATCGGCGCCGCCAACGGACACGGCAACGCACGCTCGGTTGCGGCCGTGCAGTCGGTGGTTTCGAACGGTGGCACCGCCCGCGGCGTCGAGCTGCTGTCGGCCGACACCATCGACCAGCTGTTCGAGGTGCAGGCCGAGGGCACCGATCTGGCTCTGGCGATGCCCGTCAGGTTCGGCCTCGGTTACGCTGGCATACGAGAACGACCCCCTGGGAATCACCTCGGGTCGGGTCTGCTGGTGGTGCGGCTGGGGCGGGTCTGTTGTGGTCAACGACCTCGACAACCGGGTGACCTTGGCCTACGTGATGAACCGGATGCAGGGAATGGTCGGCAACGAAACCAGCGCCGGCCTGGTGGCCGAACTGCGCCGCATCACCGGCTGAACCCGTTACCCCGCAACCGTTGCGGGGTAACGCACGGGTCAGGCCTGCAGGGCTGTGCGGGCGAAGTCGGCCACCTGCGACACGGCACTGGCGCCCGCGGCGACGATGGGTCCCAGCTGGAAGAACACGTGAACCTGGCCCTCGTAGTTGGTGTGGGTCACGGATACGCCGGCCGCCTCGAGCTGGCGGGCATAGGCCGCGCCCTGGTCGCGGAGCGGGTCGAACTCGGCTGTGATGATCAGCGCGGGTGCAACCCCCTCGTGCGACGTTGCCCGTGCGGGCGAGGCCCGCCAATCTGCCGGATCGGCCTGATACTGGGCCCCGAACCAGTCCATGGTCTCGGCGGTGAGGACATAACCCGCGCCGTTCTCGGTCATGCTGGGCGACCGATCGTCCTGGTCGACAGCCGGATAGACCAGCAGCTGAGCGGCCAGGTCGACCCCCGCGTCGCGAGCCATCAGGGCCATCACCGCCGAGAAGTTGCCGCCAGCCGAGTCGCCGCCGACCACTATTCGCGTGTCGTCGCCGCCGAACTGCGACCGGTTCTGGTCGAGCCACTGAAGAACCGCCCACGAGTCTTCGATGCCTGCAGGGAAAGGGTGTTCGGGCGCCAGCCGGTAGTGAACCGCCACCACCGTGGCCCCCGACTCGAGCGCGATCTGACGGCACGGCTGATCGTGACTGTCGAGATCACCGATGACGTAGCCACCGCCGTGGATGAACATGAACACACCCTGCGCACCGTCGTTGGCATATATGCGCACCGGCACCCCTGCGATGGTGGTGTCCTCGACGCGGTCCAGGTCGGGGCCAGGACCGGGCAGCGACGACAGCGCCAGATAGGCCTCGCGGCGCTGTTCGACGGTTTGTTCCCAGATGGGTGGAGCCTCGGCCGAAGCGGCGTTGACGGCATCGACGATGGGCTGAACCTGTGGATCTAG
- a CDS encoding enoyl-CoA hydratase-related protein produces the protein MEIGPFDTLRITDDGAVRIIEHNRPKAMNAIDAVMIDDLAEVFLRTAADDEVKVVVLTGAGKAFSAGADLKQMGGRAAGEPPRVQRHGFPAMLEAMIGFPKPLITAINGVAAGYGVTVAGLADLVFMAQTARVRCPFTALGLVPEMASSYTFPRLMGRQRASWLLMSSEWFDADQCVEMGLAMSSHPDEELMAVALGHAHTLASKPLASLVAAKELIVGPHRQAMSDAALIENRYLDQMTGAPANREALAAFRDRREPDFTGM, from the coding sequence ATGGAGATTGGGCCCTTTGACACGCTGCGCATAACCGACGACGGGGCGGTGCGCATCATCGAACACAACAGGCCCAAGGCGATGAATGCCATCGACGCGGTCATGATCGACGATCTGGCCGAGGTGTTCTTGCGAACGGCAGCCGACGACGAGGTAAAGGTCGTCGTGCTGACCGGTGCCGGAAAGGCGTTCTCGGCCGGTGCCGACCTGAAGCAGATGGGTGGCCGTGCCGCCGGCGAGCCGCCTCGGGTCCAACGGCACGGCTTCCCGGCGATGCTCGAAGCCATGATCGGCTTTCCGAAGCCCCTGATCACGGCCATCAACGGTGTGGCAGCCGGTTACGGAGTCACCGTCGCCGGCCTGGCCGACCTTGTCTTCATGGCACAAACGGCGCGCGTTCGGTGCCCTTTCACGGCGTTGGGCCTGGTTCCCGAGATGGCCAGCTCGTACACGTTTCCCAGGTTGATGGGCCGCCAGCGGGCCTCGTGGTTGTTGATGTCGTCGGAGTGGTTCGACGCGGATCAATGCGTCGAGATGGGGCTGGCGATGTCGAGCCATCCCGACGAAGAGCTGATGGCCGTCGCCCTTGGGCACGCACACACCCTTGCGTCCAAGCCGCTGGCTTCGCTGGTTGCAGCCAAGGAGCTGATCGTCGGACCCCACCGTCAGGCGATGTCCGACGCTGCACTGATCGAGAATCGCTATCTCGACCAGATGACCGGCGCGCCGGCAAACCGCGAAGCGCTCGCTGCGTTCCGCGACCGACGCGAGCCCGACTTCACGGGCATGTGA
- a CDS encoding phosphotransferase produces the protein MALAPIPLIRTPEDISDAWLTKVFRASGDLDDTQSVIFSEKVSLGDAAGLLGVLYRVHPQYSDGAEGPTSVVIKFPTPDPTQRATADVLGFYKREVTFYNEHAHDLPFGVPHCYGAVQDTESTDFVLVMEDVAYLDQIDQVAGATLDQARTAVAQIAAFHAKWWESQTLDAMGEIYLPLLNPVYLVALPQIFEGGWGPAVEHEGHNITPEVKAFGDAWGSHVEFMLSALSTPRTIAHGDFRGDNLLFDEDNNLTILDFQIMGVGNGLFDVAYFMCQTVDTDVRHGHDDELIQLYVDTLAANGVEYSFDDAKTAYRIAAAFCLIYAVTSFAAYDAFEVRQHQLMSKMLSRSVRTIVDNDALALIP, from the coding sequence ATGGCATTGGCTCCGATACCGCTCATCCGCACGCCCGAAGACATCAGCGATGCATGGCTCACCAAGGTGTTTCGCGCCAGCGGCGACCTCGACGACACCCAGTCGGTGATCTTCAGTGAGAAGGTCAGCCTGGGCGATGCCGCTGGCCTGCTGGGTGTTTTGTACCGAGTTCACCCCCAGTACAGCGACGGCGCAGAGGGGCCGACCTCTGTGGTCATCAAGTTCCCTACCCCCGACCCCACCCAGCGCGCCACGGCTGACGTGCTGGGCTTCTACAAGCGCGAGGTCACGTTCTACAACGAGCACGCCCACGACCTGCCCTTCGGCGTGCCTCACTGCTATGGCGCGGTGCAAGACACCGAGTCGACAGACTTCGTCCTGGTGATGGAAGACGTCGCCTACCTAGACCAGATCGACCAGGTGGCGGGCGCAACCCTCGATCAGGCGCGCACGGCTGTGGCGCAGATCGCCGCGTTTCACGCCAAGTGGTGGGAATCGCAGACCTTGGATGCCATGGGCGAGATCTATCTGCCGCTGCTGAACCCGGTCTATCTGGTCGCCCTGCCCCAGATCTTCGAGGGCGGATGGGGCCCCGCCGTCGAGCACGAGGGTCACAACATCACGCCAGAGGTCAAGGCCTTCGGCGACGCTTGGGGCAGCCACGTCGAGTTCATGTTGTCGGCCCTGTCGACGCCCAGAACCATCGCCCACGGCGACTTCCGAGGCGACAACCTGCTGTTCGACGAAGACAACAACCTGACGATCCTGGACTTCCAGATCATGGGTGTGGGCAACGGCCTGTTCGACGTTGCCTACTTCATGTGCCAGACGGTCGACACCGACGTCAGGCACGGCCACGACGACGAGTTGATCCAGCTCTACGTCGACACTTTGGCGGCGAACGGGGTCGAGTACTCCTTCGACGACGCCAAGACGGCCTACCGCATCGCCGCAGCGTTTTGTCTGATCTACGCGGTGACGTCGTTCGCGGCCTACGACGCGTTCGAGGTTCGCCAGCACCAGCTGATGTCGAAGATGTTGAGCCGGTCGGTTCGCACGATCGTCGACAACGACGCCCTTGCTCTGATCCCCTGA
- a CDS encoding fumarylacetoacetate hydrolase family protein: MATSASRIDSLARLLIDARTAGESIDSLPPAFAPADVVEAQLVDDRVAELSGWPVLGWKIGCTSEHAQKLLGADGPFAGRIYSIHQSGVVLADDELMVEPKLEGEIAFEIGHDLGPFDGACERSVVSDAVSAVMPAIEFVGGRFTTFIGAPLLHVIADAGSNSLLVVGDRSDPACIDGLDAAQARMEVDGEITGQGRGADVLGHPLTALVWLVDHLSGRGIGLSAGQIVTTGTATQVSKLPVGSTAVATVEGLGSVAVSHGRGH; this comes from the coding sequence GTGGCAACCAGCGCTTCACGGATCGACTCATTGGCCAGGCTGTTGATCGATGCCCGCACGGCGGGCGAATCGATCGACTCGCTGCCGCCGGCGTTCGCTCCCGCCGATGTGGTCGAGGCCCAGCTGGTCGACGACCGTGTGGCCGAGCTGTCGGGCTGGCCGGTGCTTGGCTGGAAGATCGGGTGCACCTCAGAGCACGCCCAGAAGCTGCTGGGGGCCGACGGACCATTCGCCGGCCGGATCTATTCGATACACCAGTCGGGGGTGGTGCTGGCAGACGACGAGCTGATGGTCGAACCCAAACTCGAGGGTGAGATCGCGTTCGAGATCGGCCACGACCTGGGTCCCTTCGATGGTGCCTGTGAGCGGTCGGTGGTTTCGGACGCTGTCAGCGCGGTGATGCCGGCGATCGAGTTCGTGGGCGGCCGCTTCACCACCTTCATCGGGGCTCCGTTGCTGCACGTGATCGCCGACGCCGGATCCAACAGCCTGCTGGTGGTCGGCGACCGCAGCGACCCCGCCTGCATCGACGGGCTCGATGCGGCCCAAGCTCGCATGGAGGTCGACGGCGAGATCACGGGCCAGGGTCGTGGCGCCGACGTGTTGGGCCACCCGCTGACCGCCCTGGTTTGGCTGGTCGACCACCTGAGCGGCCGGGGAATTGGGCTCAGCGCGGGCCAGATCGTCACGACCGGCACCGCCACACAGGTTTCGAAGTTGCCGGTCGGTTCAACGGCGGTGGCCACCGTCGAGGGCCTCGGGTCGGTGGCGGTCAGCCACGGGCGCGGTCACTGA
- a CDS encoding cytochrome P450, with amino-acid sequence MGLGDSVTLADLDADPDPILARMRAEEPVCWVPALDMWLVTRWDDVAFVESRPDLFSAATEPSFLARALGQNMLTCDPPEHTRLQAIMKPPFQAGGRSGAFVSDELTDIADRLLDSVDPTEGFDLMARYAQPLSAGSLATVLGLDAHGFDRMWRWCEGLCADIANFENDPELERLGAATKAELGEAIAHRIAAASADPQDRSAIASFVSNGATPAEIVNNVRLMISGGINEPRDGIGLVVWVLLSRPDLRRRVDEQPGLMRRLVEEVFRVYSPVGTVTRQATADTQLAGVQIERGNLVSGVLRSVNLDESHWKNPTEIDLDRREGAHAAFALGAHRCLGEWLGRQEVRVGVERLMGRFPQLELDPEHPVELHGFEFRGPREVWVGEV; translated from the coding sequence GTGGGGCTCGGCGACTCGGTCACCCTGGCCGATCTCGACGCCGACCCAGATCCCATCCTGGCGCGTATGCGCGCCGAAGAACCGGTGTGTTGGGTGCCGGCGCTGGACATGTGGCTCGTGACCCGCTGGGACGATGTCGCCTTCGTCGAGTCGCGGCCCGACCTGTTCAGCGCAGCGACCGAACCGTCGTTCTTGGCCCGCGCCCTGGGGCAGAACATGTTGACTTGCGACCCGCCCGAACACACGCGGCTTCAGGCGATCATGAAGCCCCCGTTTCAGGCCGGCGGTCGCAGCGGTGCCTTCGTCTCGGACGAGTTGACCGACATCGCCGATCGACTGCTCGACTCGGTCGACCCGACCGAGGGCTTCGACCTGATGGCTCGCTACGCCCAACCGCTGTCGGCTGGGTCGCTGGCCACCGTTCTGGGCTTGGACGCTCACGGCTTCGACCGCATGTGGAGGTGGTGCGAAGGCCTGTGCGCCGACATCGCCAACTTCGAGAACGACCCCGAGCTCGAACGCCTGGGCGCGGCCACCAAGGCCGAGCTGGGTGAAGCCATCGCGCACCGCATCGCTGCCGCCTCCGCCGACCCTCAGGATCGGTCGGCGATCGCGTCGTTTGTCTCGAACGGTGCAACCCCCGCTGAGATCGTCAACAACGTGCGGCTGATGATCTCGGGTGGCATCAACGAACCGCGCGATGGCATAGGTCTGGTGGTCTGGGTTCTGCTTAGCCGCCCCGATCTGCGGCGGCGGGTGGACGAGCAGCCCGGGCTGATGCGACGGCTCGTCGAAGAGGTATTTCGCGTGTACAGCCCGGTCGGCACCGTCACCAGGCAGGCGACGGCCGATACCCAACTGGCAGGTGTACAAATCGAGCGAGGCAACCTGGTGTCTGGTGTACTTCGCTCGGTGAACCTCGACGAGTCTCACTGGAAGAACCCCACCGAGATCGACCTCGACCGGCGCGAGGGCGCCCATGCTGCGTTTGCGCTGGGCGCCCATCGGTGCCTGGGGGAGTGGTTGGGGCGCCAAGAAGTCCGCGTCGGGGTCGAGCGACTGATGGGTCGCTTCCCGCAGCTCGAATTGGACCCTGAACATCCAGTCGAGCTTCATGGTTTCGAGTTCCGTGGACCCAGAGAAGTCTGGGTCGGAGAGGTCTGA
- a CDS encoding SDR family oxidoreductase, producing MRMAEAPVAMVIGATSKWQSDGRNTHLVHGGDVDDSGFEPEVRWGVGGAIALRFAAEGYRVVVTTRSAPNAHGLRQAIVDRGGLCDIVQLDLSQDDSIAEAFALVRSQFGDPEVLVYNAGYIDGRDLPSEMELLENMPNEVFDTAMAVACRGPFMVAKQVLPAMREAGRGSFFITNNSSSLRGRKRHTGQSLYYPRVMMRTLAQVLTEEYSEFGVHVANVIVDGLIDSPGTRTLPMAQKNPALVISPAAIADAYWYLHTQDRSVWTHELQLTPHVSKPSF from the coding sequence ATGAGAATGGCCGAAGCACCTGTAGCGATGGTCATAGGCGCCACCTCCAAGTGGCAGTCCGACGGGCGCAACACCCACCTGGTGCACGGCGGCGATGTCGATGACTCGGGCTTCGAACCCGAGGTTCGCTGGGGCGTGGGTGGTGCAATCGCGCTGAGGTTCGCAGCCGAGGGCTACCGGGTGGTCGTGACCACCCGCTCGGCCCCGAACGCCCACGGATTGCGCCAGGCGATCGTCGACCGGGGTGGTTTGTGCGACATCGTGCAGCTCGACCTGTCCCAAGACGACTCGATCGCAGAGGCCTTCGCCCTGGTGCGTTCACAGTTCGGTGATCCCGAGGTGCTGGTCTACAACGCCGGCTACATCGACGGCCGCGATCTGCCGTCCGAGATGGAGCTGCTCGAGAACATGCCAAACGAGGTCTTCGACACGGCGATGGCGGTCGCCTGCCGCGGACCGTTCATGGTGGCCAAGCAGGTGCTGCCCGCGATGCGCGAGGCCGGGCGCGGTTCGTTCTTCATCACCAACAACTCGTCGTCGTTGCGCGGACGTAAGCGCCATACGGGCCAGTCGCTGTACTACCCCAGGGTGATGATGCGCACCCTCGCTCAGGTGCTCACCGAGGAATACAGCGAGTTCGGTGTCCATGTCGCCAACGTGATCGTCGACGGCCTGATCGACTCGCCTGGCACCCGCACGTTGCCGATGGCGCAGAAGAACCCGGCGTTGGTCATCAGCCCGGCGGCCATAGCCGACGCCTATTGGTACCTGCACACCCAGGACCGGTCGGTGTGGACCCACGAGTTGCAGCTGACACCCCACGTGTCGAAACCGAGCTTCTGA
- a CDS encoding transporter substrate-binding domain-containing protein has translation MKLKHLTPRYLLALLLAMTMLLAACGSDGDDSSSDSGDSSTETTAVDSGDAADACAEPPTKTAGVLTVATGEPVFPPWMGVGDDNFDVPESGTGYESALVYALADELGIDTVEWVRTGFDEAVAPGEKAYDFNIQQYSITAERDEVVDFSDGYYQVEQAIIGAADSPAASATSIADLKGLRLGAAIGTTSLDYIDNVIEPDSPAQVYDDNAAAKSAFDAGQVDGIVFDLPTAYFITAVEITDASIIGVLPKVGDNPEELGMLFEEGSPLVACVNEALATLRSNGTIDALEDEWLNQGGSVPSLTN, from the coding sequence ATGAAGCTCAAGCACCTCACCCCCAGATACCTATTGGCGCTCCTGCTGGCGATGACGATGTTGCTCGCCGCATGCGGCAGCGACGGCGACGACTCGTCCAGCGATTCGGGCGATTCGAGCACCGAAACCACCGCCGTCGACTCGGGCGACGCAGCCGATGCTTGCGCAGAGCCGCCGACCAAGACTGCCGGAGTCTTGACGGTCGCCACCGGCGAGCCGGTGTTCCCGCCCTGGATGGGCGTCGGCGACGACAACTTCGACGTTCCCGAGTCGGGCACAGGTTACGAGAGCGCCCTTGTCTACGCCCTGGCCGACGAGCTGGGTATCGACACCGTCGAGTGGGTTCGTACCGGCTTCGACGAGGCCGTGGCGCCTGGAGAGAAGGCCTACGACTTCAACATCCAGCAGTACTCGATCACCGCAGAGCGTGACGAGGTCGTCGACTTCAGCGACGGCTATTACCAGGTCGAGCAGGCCATCATCGGTGCTGCCGACAGCCCCGCGGCGTCGGCAACCAGCATCGCCGACCTCAAGGGCCTGCGTCTGGGTGCTGCCATCGGCACGACCAGCCTCGACTACATCGACAACGTGATCGAGCCCGACAGCCCGGCCCAGGTCTACGACGACAACGCGGCCGCCAAGTCGGCCTTCGACGCCGGCCAGGTCGACGGCATCGTGTTCGACCTGCCCACCGCCTACTTCATCACGGCAGTCGAGATCACCGATGCTTCGATCATCGGCGTGCTTCCCAAGGTGGGCGACAACCCCGAAGAGCTCGGCATGCTGTTCGAAGAGGGCAGCCCGCTGGTCGCCTGCGTGAACGAGGCGTTGGCCACCCTGAGGTCGAACGGCACCATCGACGCTCTGGAGGACGAGTGGCTGAACCAGGGCGGGTCGGTTCCCAGCCTCACCAACTGA
- a CDS encoding amino acid ABC transporter permease has translation MAEPGRVGSQPHQLSGSEGERPARRRLLTKPSFLDEEGARGVIIAMVSTIVFFGVATVLVLNSPNWPKLRDQFFNASDFSASAPDVVRGFWLNIELFFWSMLVIPVLSLVVAVMRSLRGPAFFPIRMLAVIYTDLFRGIPLYLLIVLLGFGLPALSLSGLPNGVKFWGLAALSLSYSAYTAEIYRSGIDAVPESQRSSARALGLTQWQALRFAILPQAIRNVVPALMNTVVSLQKDVALISVLGIRDAVREAEIYKSRTFNYTSYVVATLLFLAISIPLTRFVDWYTARDRAMRSQSQV, from the coding sequence GTGGCTGAACCAGGGCGGGTCGGTTCCCAGCCTCACCAACTGAGTGGTTCGGAGGGTGAGCGGCCGGCCAGGCGCCGGCTGCTCACCAAGCCGTCCTTCCTCGACGAGGAGGGTGCTCGCGGGGTGATCATCGCGATGGTCTCGACCATCGTGTTCTTCGGCGTCGCCACCGTGCTCGTCCTCAACAGCCCGAACTGGCCCAAGCTCAGAGACCAGTTCTTCAACGCCAGCGATTTCAGCGCCAGCGCTCCCGACGTCGTCAGGGGGTTCTGGCTCAACATCGAGTTGTTCTTCTGGTCGATGTTGGTGATACCGGTGCTGTCGTTGGTGGTGGCGGTCATGCGCAGCCTGCGGGGCCCCGCCTTCTTTCCGATCAGGATGCTGGCGGTCATCTACACCGACCTGTTCCGCGGCATACCCCTTTACCTGCTGATCGTGTTGCTGGGTTTCGGGTTGCCGGCGCTCAGCCTCAGCGGGTTGCCCAACGGGGTCAAGTTCTGGGGGTTGGCCGCGCTTTCGCTCAGCTATTCGGCCTACACGGCAGAGATCTATCGGTCTGGCATCGACGCCGTGCCCGAGAGCCAACGCTCTTCGGCTAGAGCGCTGGGCCTCACCCAGTGGCAGGCGCTGCGATTCGCGATCTTGCCCCAGGCCATCCGCAACGTCGTCCCGGCCTTGATGAACACCGTCGTGAGCCTGCAAAAAGACGTGGCGCTGATTTCGGTCCTGGGAATCCGTGACGCGGTACGCGAAGCCGAGATCTACAAGTCGCGCACGTTCAACTACACGTCCTATGTGGTGGCGACGCTGCTGTTCTTGGCCATCAGCATCCCGTTGACCCGCTTCGTCGACTGGTACACGGCCCGCGACCGAGCCATGCGCTCGCAGTCGCAGGTCTGA
- a CDS encoding amino acid ABC transporter ATP-binding protein gives MNQNPPKLELRGVHKAFGDKAVLNGIDLVVDDHEVVCLIGPSGCGKSTLLRCVDLLDPIDAGSIHLDGVDITRKGVDANQVRRSIGIVFQSYNLFPHMTVLDNVTLGPRRALGMKKADAEAKAMELLGRFGLADKAGEYPNRISGGQNQRAAVVRALMGDPDVLLLDEITSALDPELVGEVLSVIRDLAQRGLTMILATHEMGFARDVATSVSFLHEGRVLESAPPAELFCDPKFERTKQFLARVSEAGRL, from the coding sequence ATGAACCAGAACCCTCCAAAGCTCGAACTGCGCGGCGTTCACAAGGCCTTCGGCGACAAGGCGGTGCTGAACGGGATAGATCTGGTGGTCGATGACCACGAGGTCGTCTGCCTGATAGGGCCCAGTGGCTGCGGCAAGTCGACGCTGCTGCGCTGTGTGGATCTGCTCGACCCCATCGACGCCGGATCGATTCACCTCGACGGCGTCGACATAACCCGCAAGGGGGTCGACGCCAACCAGGTTCGGCGCTCGATCGGCATCGTGTTTCAGTCGTACAACCTGTTCCCGCACATGACGGTGCTCGACAACGTCACCCTGGGCCCTCGCCGGGCCCTGGGTATGAAGAAGGCCGACGCCGAGGCCAAGGCCATGGAGCTGCTCGGCCGTTTCGGCCTGGCCGACAAGGCCGGCGAGTACCCCAACCGCATCTCGGGTGGCCAGAACCAAAGAGCCGCGGTGGTCAGGGCGCTGATGGGTGACCCAGACGTTCTGTTGCTCGACGAGATCACATCGGCGCTAGATCCTGAGCTGGTCGGCGAGGTGCTGTCGGTCATCCGAGATCTGGCCCAGCGCGGCCTCACCATGATCCTGGCCACCCACGAGATGGGGTTCGCCCGTGACGTGGCCACCTCGGTGAGTTTCCTGCACGAGGGTCGCGTCCTCGAGTCGGCCCCGCCTGCCGAGCTGTTCTGCGACCCCAAGTTCGAGCGCACCAAGCAGTTCTTGGCCCGTGTCAGCGAGGCCGGGCGTTTGTGA